GAttgttttttcccaccatttttaagggcaaGGATGGAGTTTCATAAAATGGAACCAGTCCTAGTGACCTGCAGGGggcaaaaaggaagtaaaacaataaaggaagggatgtctgaggtattcaaaactcacaggggctgtttgggaagttttgaaattattgaggggcaaacagtaattttttctttattttattattattgtaattatttgttaacttatttaatgaagattttaacaaTCTTGAACTCAAATCTtgataattccataaataaacttaaattattcttttactaaaatgatccttaaactcaaatcgagttgagtaaTACTTGataatgattaattaaataagtttaaaatgatattttactaaataaaaaaatagaatataaaaaaataaacaagctTTAATCAAGCTAACGAGCCAAATTTGAGATtcaaattttcttaacaagttgagctcaagcatgaagctcgaaataagctcggttaaaatagtaatgagccaagcttgaacatgaaaaatgaaactcgaagaaagctcggctcgagctcgaacTCAATTAAATAGTAATGAGTCAAACTTGAATaaggcaaagctcggctcgactCGGCTCATTTACAGCCCTACTTGTCATGGCGTCATTGACCAGACTCAATGAGCATTCAAAGAATAGATGCTTCCCGGTTGTCCTACATGTAGTTGCAAACTCATAGATTAACACCTTTTGTACTACTCATGCTCCAACTTGTACATATGAGAATATATTGATATTGCTAATcccttgaatatatatatatatatatattaaattatctgCGGCGgctcataataataaaaaaaaaaagaaagggagagaAAAAAGAGAGGGGAGAGAGAGAAATAATAGGTTAAGTGGAGTGGatgagtaattatatttttgttttcaaaagagaaatttttttttttggattagcATCTAACGACTAATGAGAATGTAAgacacaattatatatatatatatatatatgaaaaactaTAACAACGAAATACATTAAGAACATAATATGAAGGTTgtaacattttaaattttttgtaagtATGAGGTAATGATTAAGTCATTAAGTAATAGTAAATTAAGAGGACAGTTTGAAATATTAGCTTTAACCATGCACCAATGTGATGCttcacaaaataaacaaaatagaaaatattgataattataacACAATTATAACAACCACCAATtggtatttcattcttttttccaCAATCAAAAGTTGAGGGTTTGTTTTCATAGCctgttcatatttatatatatataaaaaaaactattaataggattagaaaaaaaagggaaaaaactaAGTCtactttaaaaaagaaaattgaaaatcagctttaaagaaaaaaaaactgtcAGATTTGCAAGTATGCTTCCttcaaagttttatttatttatttaattttttgttgtttttaagtAAACCAGATTTTTCAGTCCTTTACAGTAAAATACAAAGAGTCTGTGTTAAACCATCCAGAAAAAAATCCATTTGCCTTGCAAAGGGCCAAATaagtaaatcaaaattataacgAAGGGTTATCTTTGTAagggcaaatatatatatatatatatatatatatattactaatgTGACATGcgcaataaaaaaatacacatgggCTAAAAATTAACTGTCTAACCGTATGTTTTTAACCATGTGTTCTTACCTAACGATAAAAAGTTTAGACTAAAAGCCTACACTCACAATTGAAAACCCACTACCATCACTTTATCTAACATAACTTAAACTCAGATACAAATTTCCCACACCAATACCTTTTAGCAGTAGAACTTAAATTCAAGGCTAAggcaaaatgatatatttttttttaagtgttctCATATTACATAGAAGCAATACACAATTTAAAAAAGCCCCAGTCATGACCAAACTGCCAGAAAGCTGAACATTCTTGAGAAAACTTTAAAGGGCTTCAGTACAATTGTCCAACATTTCACAATATTTGTTGCTAAAATTTAATACCGTTCTGGAAAAAGGAAATTGCAAAATTTAGAAATACTATGTGAAATTCCCAGAAAGGGTAACTATTGATTCATTGTACCTCCAGTTTATGGGTTTTTGACATTCTCCGGGGGATTGCAGGTCACTAAAAGCAATTGCAGTCCAATGGAGATTATTGGTCAGGAAACCACACACAAAATCACAGATAGCTCCTCTCATTTTCTAGCCGATAGTATGAAACACTGAATATCTTGTAATTCCATTAAGTATGCTGTTCTTTCGGATTGCGTAATGCTAGCCCAATATCTGCATCAATAGAAACTATGAAATTGACATTTATGAGAGGAAGATTAGGTAATTCAGTACCATAAAAAGCATTTTCAGCTAGAATTAACCAGACCTTTAACAGCAATTACATAATAAACAATCAGAATATTCATGGTGAGCATTTAAGACCACATTATTATCAAACTAAACATCCAGAACAACTTCTGGTCCATTCTTAATATGATCACCGTATTACACAAATCACATGACGTTTGTTCTAATCTTGATTCCATACTGCAAAATAGCATTCTCACGcttcaaatataaaaaccatCATTGCAGGAGTAACTCTTATTCAAAGGATTCCACCTCTAAGATTAACACAGGCATGCATCTTCTCAAATGTCAACAACAGTTTTCCACAATGCATATACTACGGAAAACTACAAATCTATAACCAAAAACAGAGAAGTTAATGAAAGGTGAGAACCAACATGCAGATAAAACTATCAgtgtttatttaataataattccaCAGAAAACCACTATTAGAGCAAGTTTACCTTTAAATGTGGAATGTCCAGCTGAACTTGGTCATTTGGGAGCCAATAAAATGACTAATTTCTTCCTTTTACCTCCAAATAGCAAGTATACATGTTTTATTAGAGGACATGGACTCTTATTCTCAATAGTTTAACTTCTATGGAAGTATATCACCAAGGAGCTTGGCAATTTATCAACTACTTTTCCTGCAAACTTCTTCCCTCTGACAGCTGACACTGTTATTACTTGGTCAACTTCAGGTTCGAACTGCTCATATAGAATGAAAAGGGTAAACAAGCATATCAATCctgcattaaaagaaaacaaagaaaataagatataCTAAGACCAACTGAACGCCAAGTCATTCCTTGAAATCAGCAAAGATCTAATTTAGTCCCTTACCACCAGCACTCAATACTGAAACCGTTAATGCCAACAACAACTTCAGCAGATATATGCAACTGACAGCCTGTAAAATTAGCAAAGATGAGTAAGAACTAAATCAGCATATGCAAATTCTTTATTCATGATGGTCATGATGGGAACTCAACACAATTTACTCCGATCTCTTATCTCACAATTGACAACTGAAAGATGTTTAAGGAATGACAATTTTACTTGAAGCAGCACACATCTGTCAAGCAGAATTTTATTTCCAAGACAGTGTCAAGAAATAGTAACCTTGAAGAGTAGATTCCAATCATCTCCTTGTGCTAGTAACTTCAATACACAAACTCCTTTATTCCAAGCAGATGCCACGGTGAGAAATAAATCTGTCATAACAGGTTCAGAGACTTCAAAGTGTGATGAGGGAAGCTTCTTTAAAGGGTGGCCAAATCTGCAGAAGACACCTTTTTCAACCCATGGAATATATAAACCAGAAAAACTAAGAAAGTTACGTACAACAAAAGTGCATAAACTGATCTGGCTCTgtatataatgtatatcaatttacaaattaatagagttattgaaaatttttgcaAAGGCAAAACCACAGGAAGCATGAGAACTACTGTGCTAAACAGCACATGCTAAAGTAACTATAGATAAACTACCTAATTGTCTTTGACATTTTTAGAGGtaacattaatttttcttatgcaAAATTATTCATAATGAGGCACCACAAGAATTCATCAGACAAACTAGGCCACAATAAGAAAGGAGATACTAGCATACTctgtataatatataataattctGATTGAGAGCTATGTTACCTACATTGAAGAAGGTAGATGACCATGGCCAAAAAGAATAGCTGTCACAACCAGCAGGAGCTTTGCAAAAGATGAGATCAAAGTTCTACCAGACAGAATAAACCAGTAACGCAAGAAAAACAATACCATTAcacaaaaaaatgttttcttCTCATCTCTCCATAACAGTATGTCAGCAACTGCATCAAGATCCAAATCAAGGTTAGCACAAAAGCAGAATAGACATCTCACAGCATGCagggaaaagaaagaagagaaggcCATCTTCATGAAGTGCAAATACCAGGCAAGTAGAAGACATATTATCATTATAAAGCTCCCCAGATATTAAACCAAGAAGTACATACAGTTTCCAGAGGTGAAAGTTGACCCATACAAAAGAAA
The Dioscorea cayenensis subsp. rotundata cultivar TDr96_F1 unplaced genomic scaffold, TDr96_F1_v2_PseudoChromosome.rev07_lg8_w22 25.fasta BLBR01001315.1, whole genome shotgun sequence genome window above contains:
- the LOC120256169 gene encoding 3beta-hydroxysteroid-dehydrogenase/decarboxylase-like, producing the protein MLSCTNTFDCSKAQKLIGYSPVVPLEDGVRATVEAFSQLAAKDPIYSTQRDFTRPSKSDTFLGNGRVADILLWRDEKKTFFCVMVLFFLRYWFILSGRTLISSFAKLLLVVTAILFGHGHLPSSIFGHPLKKLPSSHFEVSEPVMTDLFLTVASAWNKGVCVLKLLAQGDDWNLLFKAVSCIYLLKLLLALTVSVLSAGGLICLFTLFILYEQFEPEVDQVITVSAVRGKKFAGKVVDKLPSSLVIYFHRS